GATGAAGGTCCACGTGAGAACTCATCTATCGAGAAGCTAGCAAGTCTGGCTCCGGCTTTTAAAGAGGACGGAACGATAACGGCAGGAAATGCGAGCCAAATTAGTGATGGTGCAGCAGCAATCCTGTTAATGTCGCGAGAGAAAGCAGAAGAGCTTGGGCTAAAGCCAAGATTCCGAGTTTTAGCAAGAACAGTAGTTGGTTCAGATCCGACTTTGATGTTAACTGGCCCAATACCTGCAACAGAGAAAGTATTGAAAAAAGCAGGACTGACAATTGAAGAAATTGATATTTTTGAAGTGAATGAAGCATTTGCTTCTGTTCCAATTGCATGGCTGAAGGAAACTGGAGCAAACGCTGAGAAGTTAAATCCAAATGGTGGTGCTATCGCACTTGGTCATCCGCTAGGTGCAAGTGGTGCAAGGTTGATGACGACGATGATACACGAGCTGGAACGTACTGGAGGGCGTTACGGGTTACAGACGATGTGTGAAGGACATGGAATGGCAAATGCGACCATTATTGCAAGACTCGATTAAGCTTTGAAAGGATGGAAAGCATGGTTTTGCAATCAATACGTGTACTTGATCTGACAAGGCTTCTGCCAGGTCCTTATTGTACATTAATGCTTGCTGATTTTGGTGCAGAGGTAATTAAAGTGGAGGATTCAGTGACTGGAGATTATTTAAGAGGTTTTGAACCAAAGCTTGATGCCGATAGCGCAGTCTTTCACTCGCTAAACCGAAATAAAAAAAGTATCTGTCTCGATTTAAAAACAGAAAAAGAACGGGGCTACTTTTTAAAGCTAGCAGAAACTGCGGATGTTGTTATCGAATCTTTCCGTCCAGGAGTAATGAAGAGGCTCGGACTTGATTATGAAACATTGAAACAAATAAATCCAAGACTAATTTATTGTGCCATTACTGGCTATGGACAAACCGGACCATATAAAGACAAACCTGGACATGATATAAACTATCTTAGCTATGCGGGCTTATTACATGTGATGGGTGAAAAGAACCGTAAACCTGTTATCCCAGCTGCACAAATTGCTGATATTGGTGGTGGAGCATATCCGGCAATTGCAGGGATTTTATTAGCGTTATTGGAACGAGAGAAAACAGGGAAAGGCCAGCTTGTCGATGTATCGATGCTGGATGGGGTCGTATCTTGGATGCATATGCTGTTGCCAAGTGTTTTTGCTGAACGGGAAGTAACTCGGGGGGAAGAGCTTTTGAACGGAGGGTTTGCTTGTTACCAAGTATATGAAACGAAAGATAATCGGTTTCTAACGATGGGCGGCATTGAGCGGAAATTTTGGAAGGTTTTTTGCAAAGCAATAGAACGGCAGGATTTAATTGACTGTTTGGATGCCCCAATGGAGAAGCAGGAGCAAATGAAACAAGAAATACAAGCAATTATTGCTGCAAAAACGCTGGATGAATGGGTGGATATCTTTTCAGAAAAAGAAGCATGTGTCACACCAGTGAAGACACTGGAAGAAGCAATGGAAGATCCGCAGCTGGCGGCAAGGGAAATGATACAAACAATATCTCATCCAGGATTAGGTAACATGAAGCAAATTGGCATCCCAATTAAATTGTCGGAATGTCCGGGTAAAACAATCCTTCCAGCTCCAAAATGTGGAGAACATACAGAATTAATACTACGGGAAATAGGCGTATTAAATTAGCTATCTATATTTTTAATTATAGAGAAGGGGAAATGCCTAATGATGAGCACGCAATTAACACTGCCTTTTATGATTAAACATACGGAAAAGTATTATGCAAAGAAAAAGGTTATTTCACGAACATTATCTGGGACGCATTCGTTTACGTATAAGGAAATTGTAAAAAGAATGCGATCACTTGCTAGTGCGCTTGAATCCCTTGGGATAGAAAAGGGAGATCGAGTTGGAACGTTCGCCTGGAACCACCATCGTCACCTGGAAGCATATTTTGCTGTACCAAGTATGGGAGCGGTCTTGCATACAATTAATATCCGGCTTTCAGAAGAGCATCTCGTTTACATTATTAATCATGCAGAGGATAAGATTCTATTAATTGACCCAGATTTACTGCCACTAATTGAAAGAATACAGGACAAGCTCCAAACAGTAGAGGCTTTTATCGTAATGACGGATGAAGCATCTTTAATAGAGTCCAAGCTAAAACCTTTCTATTCATATGAACAACTCGTACAAGATGCTAATCCAACATATGAATTTCGGGAAGATTTAGATGAGGATGATCCAGCAGGATTGTGTTATACATCTGCCACAACTGGAAAGCCAAAGGGTGTGCTATACACGCACCGGGGAATCTACTTGCATAGTATGGCACTTGGAATGGCGAATACAGTGGGTTTGTCAGAAGCTGACATAGCTATGCCAGTTGTTCCTA
This region of Oceanobacillus sp. FSL K6-2867 genomic DNA includes:
- a CDS encoding CoA transferase translates to MVLQSIRVLDLTRLLPGPYCTLMLADFGAEVIKVEDSVTGDYLRGFEPKLDADSAVFHSLNRNKKSICLDLKTEKERGYFLKLAETADVVIESFRPGVMKRLGLDYETLKQINPRLIYCAITGYGQTGPYKDKPGHDINYLSYAGLLHVMGEKNRKPVIPAAQIADIGGGAYPAIAGILLALLEREKTGKGQLVDVSMLDGVVSWMHMLLPSVFAEREVTRGEELLNGGFACYQVYETKDNRFLTMGGIERKFWKVFCKAIERQDLIDCLDAPMEKQEQMKQEIQAIIAAKTLDEWVDIFSEKEACVTPVKTLEEAMEDPQLAAREMIQTISHPGLGNMKQIGIPIKLSECPGKTILPAPKCGEHTELILREIGVLN